From Gemmatimonadaceae bacterium, the proteins below share one genomic window:
- a CDS encoding protein kinase — MFTDIDPRSSTPLYQQLVESVRRSVARGESVPGEPLPSVKALAARLRINPSAVSQAYREMLREGIAEEDGSDSQPSVRIARAAPSPSSAIGGERVTRLESGETIESRFRILRRLGAGAMGAVYLARDLELDEDVALKVLPPVAGADETAVRRFINEIRVARKISHPNVVRTHDVGRWQGGLFLTMEFVAGRTVRQEIDARGALPAAEVVEIARQLVEALIIAHANGVVHRDIKPQNLVLDQAGTLKVLDFGIAVTEGSSGQLTEAGMVVGTPAYMAPEQLLGDPVGAPADYYSTGVVLYEMLAGRLPYEATSPVALAAQIVQRGPAPLNASAVQAPERLTALVMAMLRHEAAARPTGPAVREALLELG; from the coding sequence ATGTTCACCGACATCGATCCCCGCAGCTCCACTCCGCTCTACCAGCAGTTGGTCGAGAGCGTGCGGCGCTCGGTCGCGCGGGGCGAATCGGTGCCCGGTGAACCGCTCCCCTCGGTGAAGGCCCTGGCGGCGCGGCTGCGCATCAATCCGTCGGCGGTCTCGCAGGCCTATCGCGAGATGCTGCGCGAGGGCATCGCCGAGGAGGATGGCAGCGACAGCCAGCCGTCGGTGCGGATCGCCCGCGCCGCGCCATCGCCGTCGAGCGCGATCGGTGGCGAGCGCGTGACGCGCCTCGAGAGCGGCGAGACCATCGAGAGCCGCTTCCGCATCCTGCGCCGGCTGGGTGCCGGCGCGATGGGCGCCGTGTACCTGGCGCGCGACCTCGAGCTGGACGAGGACGTCGCCCTCAAGGTGTTGCCGCCGGTGGCCGGCGCCGACGAGACGGCGGTGCGGCGCTTCATCAACGAGATCCGCGTGGCCCGCAAGATCTCGCATCCCAATGTCGTGCGCACGCACGATGTCGGCCGATGGCAGGGCGGGCTCTTCCTGACGATGGAGTTCGTCGCCGGCCGCACCGTACGACAGGAGATCGATGCCCGCGGTGCGCTGCCGGCCGCCGAGGTCGTGGAGATTGCGCGGCAGTTGGTCGAGGCGCTGATCATCGCGCACGCGAACGGCGTGGTGCATCGCGACATCAAGCCGCAGAACCTCGTGCTCGATCAGGCGGGAACGCTCAAGGTGCTCGACTTCGGCATCGCCGTCACCGAGGGCAGCAGCGGACAGCTGACCGAAGCCGGCATGGTCGTCGGCACGCCGGCCTACATGGCGCCCGAACAACTGCTCGGCGATCCGGTGGGGGCGCCGGCGGACTACTACTCGACGGGCGTGGTCCTGTACGAGATGCTCGCGGGGCGCCTGCCCTACGAGGCCACCTCGCCCGTGGCCCTCGCGGCACAGATCGTCCAACGCGGGCCGGCGCCACTCAACGCGTCCGCCGTGCAGGCGCCCGAGCGCCTCACCGCGCTGGTGATGGCGATGCTCCGGCACGAGGCCGCCGCGCGTCCAACGGGACCCGCCGTGCGCGAGGCCCTGCTCGAACTGGGCTAG